TTGTGGTTCCGTCGCGGGGGCTGATTGGTTTCCGCGGTGAATTCATTCGCGCTACTCGCGGAGAAGGAATCATGAGCCATTCATTTTTCGAATATCGCCCGATGCAGGGTGAGTTCGATACGCGAAGGAACGGTGTTTTGATTGCATTTGAAGAAGGCACAGCTACTTTCTATGCTCTTAAAGGAGCGGAAGATCGTGGCCAATTCTTTATTACTCCAGGCACTAAGGTTTATAAGGGAATGATCATTGGTGAGAACACCCGTCAGCAAGATATGGAAATTAATATCTGCAAGGCAAAGCAAGTTACCAACATTCGTTCTGCTGGAGCAGATGTTTTAGACACATTGCAGTCACCGATTCAGATGACGCTCGAGCGGGCTCTGGAATACATCGGTCCTGATGAAATGCTGGAAGTCACTCCTGAATCCATGCGGTTAAGGAAATTACCAGCCAAAAAAATGGCTAAGCGTTGAGCGCTCGCTTAGATCCCCGATTCCAGCAGGCCGTCGATCTTTTTAATCGACGTGCCTGGTATGAGACGCATGATGCTTTTGAGGAGATTTGGCATGAAACGGCAGGACCGGAACGTCGATTGCTCCAAGGAATTCTGCAAATCGCAGTTGCTCACGTTCATTTAGAACGGGGCAACCTCAAGGGAGCAACAATTTTGTTGGGTGAAGGAGTAGGACGTCTTTCTTCCGCCCAACCAGGTGATCTTGGGCTCGATTTACCCTCGGTTCGAGATCAGGCCCGTTTGAGGCTTGAAGCGTTGCAACATGAGACTGATCCTGTCGTACTTCCAGTACCTGAGTTGCGTGACCACTCCTGAGTTTCTAGG
This portion of the Synechococcus sp. ROS8604 genome encodes:
- a CDS encoding DUF309 domain-containing protein translates to MSARLDPRFQQAVDLFNRRAWYETHDAFEEIWHETAGPERRLLQGILQIAVAHVHLERGNLKGATILLGEGVGRLSSAQPGDLGLDLPSVRDQARLRLEALQHETDPVVLPVPELRDHS